One window from the genome of Oryza glaberrima chromosome 3, OglaRS2, whole genome shotgun sequence encodes:
- the LOC127767337 gene encoding copper transporter 4, with amino-acid sequence MAMQPMPMPPPGPGGDAPPAPMMMPGMAMPMTTGMSFTWGHRAVVLFPRWPGDRAGVGMYLLCLLLVLALAALAEALSAASRRLDLDLDLSRSRGRRRRRQLLAAGVHAARMGLAYLVMLAVMSFNAGVLLAAVAGHAAGFLLARSGLLGSRAAPPEIDAAAAAAAAAATSNGSSLHPSSEPKP; translated from the coding sequence ATGGCCATGCAGCCcatgccgatgccgccgccggggccgggcGGCGACGCGCCACCGGCGCCGATGATGATGCCCGGCATGGCGATGCCGATGACGACGGGCATGTCCTTCACCTGGGGCCACCGGGCGGTGGTGCTCTTCCCGCGGTGGCCGGGCGaccgcgccggcgtcggcatgtacctcctctgcctcctcctcgtgctcgccctcgccgcgctcgccgaaGCCCTCTCCGCGGCGTCGCGCCGGctcgacctcgacctcgaccTCTCCCGttcgcgcggccggcggcggcggcggcagctgctcGCCGCGGGCGTCCACGCGGCCAGGATGGGGCTCGCCTACCTGGTGATGCTCGCCGTCATGTCCTTCAACGCCGgcgtgctcctcgccgccgtcgccggccacgccgCGGGGTTCCTCCTCGCCCGGAGCGGCCTCCTCGGCTctcgcgccgccccgccggaaatcgacgccgccgccgccgccgccgccgccgccgccacgtcgaaCGGTTCTTCTCTCCATCCATCGTCAGAGCCGAAaccttaa
- the LOC127767336 gene encoding cytochrome P450 709B2-like, whose product MATLLLLAVAAAAAAWVWWGRYAWRARAVARRLAAQGVRGPRRGGVLRGCNDEVRRRKAAAEADGVAMDVGDHDYLRRVVPHFVAWKELYGTPFLYWFGPQPRICVSDYNLVKQILSKKYGHFVKNDAHPAILSMIGKGLVLVEGADWVRHRRVLTPAFTMDKLKVMTKTMASCAECLIQGWLDHASNSKSIEIEVEFSKQFQDLTADVICRTAFGSNSEKGKEVFHAQKQLQAIAIATILNLQLPGFKYLPTKRNRCKWKLENKLRNTLMQIIQSRITSEGNGYGDDLLGVMLNACFSTEQGEKRDELILCVDEIIDECKTFFFAGHETTSHLLTWTMFLLSVYPEWQDRLREEVLRECRKENPNADMLSKLKEMTMVLLETLRLYPPVIFMFRKPITDMQLGRLHLPRGTAIVIPIPMLHRDKEVWGDDADEFNPLRFANGVTRAAKIPHAHLGFSIGPRSCIGQNFAMLEAKLVMAMILQKFFFALSPKYVHAPADLITLQPKFGLPILLKALDA is encoded by the exons ATGGCGACCTTGCTGCTgctggccgtggcggcggcggcggcggcgtgggtgtGGTGGGGGCGGTACGCGTGGCGGGCGCGGGCAGTGGCGAGGAGGCTGGCGGCGCAGGGGGTGCGGggcccgcgccgcggcggggtgCTGCGGGGTTGCAACGAcgaggtgcggcggcggaaggcggcggcggaggcggacggcGTGGCCATGGACGTCGGCGACCACGACTACCTCCGCCGCGTTGTCCCGCACTTCGTCGCCTGGAAGGAGCTGTACG GAACGCCATTTCTGTACTGGTTTGGCCCTCAACCCCGAATCTGCGTCTCCGATTACAACTTGGTTAAGCAAATCCTTTCGAAGAAATATGGCCATTTCGTGAAGAACGACGCACACCCAGCTATTCTGTCAATGATCGGCAAAGGGCTGGTGCTGGTGGAAGGCGCAGATTGGGTGCGGCATCGTAGGGTGCTCACCCCAGCTTTCACCATGGACAAGCTAAAG GTGATGACAAAAACAATGGCCAGTTGTGCTGAATGCTTGATCCAGGGGTGGTTAGATCATGCATCGAACAGCAAGAGCATAGAAATAGAAGTGGAATTCAGCAAACAGTTCCAAGATTTGACGGCAGATGTTATATGCCGTACAGCATTTGGGAGTAATAGTGAGAAGGGAAAAGAAGTGTTCCATGCACAGAAACAACTGCAGGCCATTGCCATAGCAACAATACTCAATCTGCAATTACCAGGATTCAA GTATCTCCCTACCAAAAGGAACAGATGCAAGTGGAAGCTAGAAAACAAGTTAAGGAACACGCTCATGCAAATTATACAGTCCAGAATTACCTCAGAAGGAAATGGATACGGCGATGATCTTCTCGGCGTGATGCTCAATGCTTGCTTCTCAACAGAGCAAGGAGAAAAACGAGATGAGCTGATCCTGTGCGTGGATGAGATCATAGATGAATGCAAGACATTCTTCTTTGCAGGGCATGAAACCACATCGCATTTGCTTACATGGACAATGTTCTTGCTCAGTGTGTATCCAGAATGGCAGGATCGGCTGAGAGAGGAGGTCCTGAGAGAGTGTAGAAAGGAAAATCCAAATGCAGACATGCTTAGCAAACTGAAAGAG ATGACAATGGTGCTACTTGAGACACTGAGACTCTATCCCCCAGTTATTTTCATGTTTAGAAAACCTATCACCGATATGCAACTGGGAAGGCTCCACTTACCTAGAGGCACCGCGATTGTGATACCTATTCCAATGCTGCACCGAGACAAGGAGGTTTGGGGTGACGATGCCGATGAGTTCAACCCGCTGAGATTTGCAAATGGGGTCACAAGAGCAGCAAAGATCCCACATGCTCATCTGGGATTCTCCATAGGACCAAGGTCATGCATCGGTCAAAACTTCGCAATGTTAGAAGCAAAGTTGGTGATGGCCATGATCCTGCAGAAGTTCTTCTTTGCTCTTTCGCCAAAGTATGTCCACGCACCTGCAGATCTGATAACACTTCAGCCAAAGTTTGGTCTTCCCATACTCCTGAAGGCTCTGGATGCATGA